In Porites lutea chromosome 1, jaPorLute2.1, whole genome shotgun sequence, a single genomic region encodes these proteins:
- the LOC140943925 gene encoding uncharacterized protein, protein MCTDHSREQNDRSNSGSNTEGSTPLTNGYKYHINLRGNCRYENSERYEEDDELDEDKNQRYCRRNKAADGNGTYASARCSFVEGNGNGDDDVYDEDESEDGNYVMNCNNGKDAKCYTGGANELDGRHGDFDVDCNSDEDDDEDDDDDHDGGDGDKKDGDIVENAGDRNEEGDKGCDNPHHPHYHYALDNRHSGGGGGEGNIDSSDERVGDRDDGTHGRFFGKNNFGYEKENNDPDDDNYILTKSISLPVDRNVPGKSIQDIKLDTKETNFSLPVNTGLDDQVRSQAIVITAGDNSGNEKLPGARAKTVLTSNEHTAKVSTTSYLPSLKPKMSSPRLPRGNWAELDYLYKSRIPSLEATGINHKFLARHTTDLSLQHASQPGDFNLPKNSTPPAEWPMWSLPPPDASETGHRWRLSSGLHPSVVGSQTGGQSNWQFWNQPSREMNSSNFDLQEQKSFNLIDPWFASGAEAFTGLRISDSLPATNGTISGSLFNTHAAMASASEPKWRYSANHSYGLHVNSPTCGGIPVRDGPPVPSLPTVKSHAPVVCPSVTTPVTEWQPTASVQSQSVPSYSYQSNVLPENLQERFMEPSIPNSFTENQQPIISSASRIEEQRAGTDASSLEFPDDPSLAALERKVAEACAVVERVMREREERTKAQREAARKKREMREQREREAREMREREERERREREERERKEREERGREERKMRERQEREIREREERDRSEQIENEDRDTRWFGGERAPVQESPRWQCEHYQRRCLVKFPCCGIFYPCHRCHNTSGACDTDDRKANNATHVKCGVCGHEEEINEGSQYCSGCGEQMSAYFCFICKHFTGVGKNPFHCDKCGICRIHKDKSFHCDVCNVCLDKRLEGKHKCRPDSGHDECCICLEDAFSGCQILPCSHKVHKECAIAMIQNGVRNCPICRHPLFSQDSQ, encoded by the exons ATGTGTACTGATCATAGCCGAGAACAAAATGATCGTAGCAATTCTGGCAGTAACACAGAGGGAAGTACTCCTCTTACTAACGGATATAAATACCACATCAACTTGAGAGGAAATTGCCGATATGAGAATTCCGAAAGATACGAAGAAGATGATGAACTCGACgaggataaaaatcaaagatatTGTCGCAGAAACAAAGCTGCTGATGGCAATGGAACGTATGCATCGGCAAGATGCTCATTTGTCGAAGGCAACGgaaatggtgatgatgatgtgTACGATGAAGATGAAAGCGAGGATGGAAATTATGTCATGAATTGCAACAACGGGAAGGATGCTAAATGTTACACTGGTGGTGCTAATGAACTCGATGGTAGGCACGGAGACTTTGATGTTGATTGCAATagtgatgaagatgatgacgaagaCGATGACGATGATCATGATGGAGGCGATGGTGATAAAAAAGACGGTGATATTGTTGAAAATGCTGGTGATCGTAATGAAGAGGGTGATAAAGGCTGCGATAACCCTCACCACCCCCACTACCACTATGCTCTTGACAACCGGCAtagtggtggtggaggtggtgaGGGTAATATTGATAGCAGTGATGAAAGAGTTGGTGATAGAGACGATGGTACTCATGGAagattttttgggaaaaacaattttggttatgaaaaagaaaataatgatcCTGATGACGATAATTACATTCTGACCAAATCAATATCGTTACCTGTAGACAGGAATGTGCCAGGGAAAAGTATTCAAGATATTAAATTAGATACCAAGGAAACAAATTTTAGCCTACCAGTTAACACTGGCTTGGATGACCAAGTCAGATCTCAGGCAATCGTAATTACAGCGGGGGACAACAGTGGTAACGAAAAGCTGCCAGGGGCGAGAGCGAAAACGGTGCTTACGAGTAATGAGCACACTGCAAAGGTATCTACGACGAGTTATCTACCAAGCCTAAAACCGAAGATGTCGTCACCAAGATTACCTCGAGGAAATTGGGCGGAATTAGATTACCTTTACAAAAGTAGAATACCATCTCTAGAGGCGACAGGCATCAATCACAAATTTCTTGCGCGGCACACGACAGATCTAAGTCTACAGCATGCCTCGCAGCCTGGTGATTTTAATCTTCCGAAAAATTCCACGCCGCCTGCGGAATGGCCCATGTGGAGTCTGCCGCCTCCTGACGCTTCTGAAACTGGACATCGATGGCGTCTCTCGAGTGGACTGCACCCTTCCGTCGTCGGTAGTCAAACTGGGGGGCAAAGTAACTGGCAGTTTTGGAATCAACCTTCGAGGGAGATGAATAGCTCAAATTTTGATCTACAAGAACAGAAGTCGTTTAATCTTATCGATCCGTGGTTTGCAAGTGGCGCTGAGGCGTTCACTGGTCTCAGAATATCCGATAGCCTTCCAGCCACAAATGGCACCATATCTGGTAGCTTATTTAACACACATGCTGCGATGGCAAGCGCTTCTGAACCCAAGTGGCGTTACTCGGCCAATCATTCTTATGGGTTGCATGTAAATAGTCCCACTTGTGGTGGGATTCCTGTACGCGATGGGCCACCTGTACCAAGTTTGCCTACAGTAAAATCGCATGCGCCCGTGGTATGTCCCAGCGTCACCACCCCAGTCACGGAGTGGCAGCCTACTGCGAGTGTACAATCTCAGAGTGTACCTTCATACAGCTACCAATCCAATGTGTTGCCTGAAAATTTGCAAGAACGTTTCATGGAGCCTTCCATACCCAATTCCTTTACAGAAAACCAACAACCTATCATTTCATCTGCTTCAAGAATAGAGGAGCAGAGAGCTGGTACTGATGCATCATCACTGGAATTCCCGGATGACCCCTCACTTGCCGCACTGGAACGCAAGGTAGCGGAGGCATGCGCAGTAGTTGAAAGGGTTATGAGAGAACGAGAAGAAAGAACAAAAGCGCAGCGTGAGGCAGCGCGAAAGAAAAGAGAGATGAGAGAACAAAGAGAAAGAGAGGCAAGAGAAATGAGGGaaagagaagaaagagaaaggagagaaagagaagagagagaaaggaaagaaagagaagaaaggggaagggaagagagaaaaatgagagaaaggCAAGAGAGAGAAATAAGGGAAAGAGAAGAAAGAGACAGGAGCGAACAGATAGAAAATGAAGACAGGGATACAAGGTGGTTTGGGGGAGAACGGGCGCCTGTCCAAGAGAGCCCGCGATGGCAGTGCGAGCATTATCAGCGGCGTTGCCTTGTTAAGTTTCCTTGCTGTGGAATATTCTACCCGTGTCATCGCTGTCACAATACATCGGGGGCGTGTGATACTGATGACAGGAAGGCGAACAATGCGACGCATGTCAAGTGTGGCGTATGTGGACACGAAGAAGAG aTCAATGAAGGAAGCCAGTATTGCAGTGGCTGCGGCGAACAAATGTCAGCGTATTTCTGTTTCATATGCAAACATTTTACCGGGGTGGGAAAGAACCCATTTCACTGCGATAAATGTGGTATTTGTCG GATACACAAGGACAAATCGTTTCACTGTGATGTTTGCAACGTGTGTCTGGACAAACGACTTGAAGGGAAACATAAGTGCAGGCCAGATTCTGGACACGACGAGTGTTGTATATGTTTAGAG GATGCGTTCAGCGGTTGTCAGATCCTACCATGCTCCCACAAAGTCCATAAGGAGTGTGCCATTGCTATGATTCAGAACGGAGT ACGAAACTGTCCGATATGCCGACATCCTTTGTTTAGCCAAGACTCACAGTAG